A genome region from Geobacter pickeringii includes the following:
- the gluQRS gene encoding tRNA glutamyl-Q(34) synthetase GluQRS, whose translation MTPEQHSPTTLAVGRFAPSPTGPLHIGSLVAAVGSYAMARRAGGLWLLRMEDLDSPRVVPGMADDILRTLEALGFAWDGEIIRQSDRIEAYQSALEQLLASGDVYPCGCSRAEIARAATAPHDGDGEMAYPNLCRDGLPPGKEARSYRVKVPAEPITFHDLVLGEKRYDLARVCGDFVVKRADGLFAYQLAVVVDDAAQGVNQVVRGADLLSSTPRQILLHRLLGHDAPAYAHLPLVTGPGGAKLSKRDHAVSLSAGRDLAADGGAMLLAVLRFLGQQPPQTLAGASGREILAWAAECFDSGRVPSRSAPLPESAHG comes from the coding sequence ATGACCCCTGAACAGCATTCCCCCACAACCCTGGCCGTCGGCCGTTTCGCCCCGTCGCCCACCGGGCCGCTCCACATCGGCTCCCTGGTGGCTGCCGTGGGGAGTTACGCCATGGCGAGGCGTGCCGGCGGACTCTGGCTCCTCCGGATGGAAGACCTGGATTCCCCGCGGGTGGTGCCGGGAATGGCGGATGACATCCTCCGGACCCTTGAGGCGTTGGGATTTGCGTGGGATGGGGAGATCATCCGGCAGAGTGATCGGATCGAGGCCTACCAGTCTGCCCTGGAGCAACTGCTGGCCTCCGGCGATGTCTATCCCTGCGGCTGCTCCCGGGCCGAGATCGCCCGGGCTGCCACGGCTCCCCACGACGGCGATGGGGAGATGGCGTACCCCAACCTCTGTCGCGACGGCCTGCCGCCGGGGAAGGAGGCGCGGTCGTACCGCGTGAAGGTCCCAGCGGAACCGATCACGTTTCACGATCTTGTCTTGGGAGAGAAAAGGTACGATCTCGCCCGGGTGTGCGGCGACTTCGTCGTAAAGCGTGCCGACGGCCTCTTCGCCTACCAGTTGGCCGTGGTGGTGGACGATGCCGCCCAAGGGGTCAACCAGGTGGTGCGGGGGGCGGACCTCCTCTCCTCAACCCCACGGCAGATCCTCCTTCATCGGCTGCTCGGCCATGATGCTCCCGCCTATGCTCACCTCCCTCTCGTGACCGGCCCAGGGGGAGCGAAGCTCTCCAAGCGCGACCATGCCGTCTCGCTCTCCGCCGGTCGCGACCTGGCAGCCGACGGGGGAGCGATGCTGCTGGCGGTCCTCAGGTTTCTCGGCCAGCAGCCACCCCAAACGCTTGCAGGTGCGTCGGGGAGGGAAATTCTCGCCTGGGCCGCCGAGTGCTTCGATTCAGGGAGAGTCCCTTCCCGATCGGCTCCATTGCCGGAGTCGGCTCATGGATGA
- a CDS encoding heavy-metal-associated domain-containing protein: MVKRRWINGALVLVACLVVSLFAFSVRIEASPDAVAVLKTSGMTCGSCAARIEKALKMQGGVASVQVDVNAARVVIGYDSKRVRPETIAERVTGTGYGSSILQVLTPEQYKAMTGQSIVASKAGSGCGGGCCGARQPAQ, from the coding sequence ATGGTGAAAAGAAGATGGATAAATGGAGCTCTCGTTCTCGTCGCCTGCCTGGTGGTGAGTCTCTTCGCCTTTTCGGTCCGTATCGAGGCCTCACCGGATGCCGTCGCCGTGCTTAAGACCAGCGGGATGACCTGCGGGAGCTGTGCGGCCCGCATCGAAAAGGCTTTGAAGATGCAGGGGGGCGTCGCCTCGGTTCAGGTCGATGTGAATGCCGCTCGGGTCGTGATCGGCTACGACTCGAAGCGGGTCCGTCCCGAAACCATTGCCGAGCGGGTGACCGGCACCGGTTACGGGAGCAGCATCCTGCAGGTCCTGACACCGGAACAGTACAAGGCAATGACCGGCCAGAGCATCGTGGCATCCAAAGCGGGCAGCGGCTGTGGTGGCGGGTGCTGCGGCGCCAGGCAGCCGGCTCAATAA
- the recG gene encoding ATP-dependent DNA helicase RecG — MPVVITLAENGQISIPDDLLKDLGLKPGDPVSLAPVPEGILLTPHLSSSPVAAKSQLQDSIHRKNLETPIHVIKGVGPKLAETLGRKGIATVEDALYLLPNRYEDRRQVVPIARLRPGMTSVFAGEIISADVVATKGGRRFFEAVVRDASGTVSCKWFNFNPAFLKKSWKQGRRGIFTGLVSQFGLQREVHHPDAEWLAEGETVEAVMARDPVSFGRVVPVYPLTEGLHQKTLRKVMKGVVDQFASCVESVLPPEVARRQGLLPLSEALQRVHFPGGDADSQLLEEGKDPANRTLVFDEFFFLELGLALKRQGIALETGIAFSVSHTYTKPLLKLLPFAMTGAQRRVLAEIKADMMAPHPMHRLVQGDVGSGKTLVALMAALVAVENGYQVAIMAPTEILAEQHYLNLHRWCDELGISVTLITSSLKGNAKKDVLARVAEGAAQIVIGTHAVIQEKVEFQRLGLGIVDEQHRFGVIQRGLLRKKGENPDILVMTATPIPRTLAMTVFGDLSLSVIDELPPGRTPIETRVCYENRRQQVYGIIREEVAKGRQAYVIYPLVEESEKSDLKAAIQMAEHLANDIFSDLRLGILHGRMKPEEKEGVMRSFKAREIDILVATTVIEVGIDVPNATVMVIEHAERFGLSQLHQLRGRVGRGSEKSRCILMTPGRLTEDGEKRLRVMESTTDGFRISEADLEIRGPGDFLGTRQAGIPDFRVANILRDGRILEEARQEAFAVAERDPELKLAEHAKLRAELARRWGGRLELAGIA; from the coding sequence CCCGTGCCGGAGGGCATTCTCCTCACTCCACACCTTTCCTCCTCTCCCGTTGCGGCCAAGAGCCAGCTTCAGGATTCCATCCACCGTAAAAACCTCGAAACCCCTATCCACGTCATCAAGGGGGTGGGGCCGAAGCTGGCGGAGACCCTCGGCAGAAAGGGGATTGCCACGGTGGAGGATGCCCTCTACCTCCTCCCCAACCGCTACGAGGACCGCCGCCAGGTGGTACCCATTGCCAGGCTCCGCCCCGGGATGACGAGCGTCTTTGCCGGCGAGATCATCTCCGCCGACGTGGTGGCAACCAAGGGGGGACGCCGCTTCTTCGAGGCGGTGGTGCGGGACGCAAGCGGCACCGTCTCCTGCAAGTGGTTCAACTTTAATCCCGCCTTCCTGAAAAAGAGCTGGAAGCAGGGACGGCGAGGAATCTTCACCGGCCTCGTCTCCCAGTTCGGCCTCCAGCGCGAGGTCCATCACCCCGATGCGGAGTGGCTTGCGGAGGGAGAGACGGTGGAGGCGGTCATGGCCCGGGACCCGGTCAGCTTCGGGCGGGTGGTGCCGGTCTACCCCCTCACCGAGGGGCTGCACCAGAAGACGCTGCGGAAGGTGATGAAGGGGGTAGTGGACCAGTTCGCTTCCTGCGTGGAGAGCGTGCTGCCGCCGGAGGTGGCGCGTCGCCAGGGGCTCCTGCCGCTCTCCGAGGCGCTCCAGCGGGTCCACTTTCCCGGCGGCGACGCCGACTCTCAGCTGCTGGAAGAAGGGAAGGACCCTGCCAACCGCACCCTCGTTTTCGATGAATTCTTCTTTCTCGAACTGGGCCTTGCCCTGAAAAGACAGGGTATTGCCCTTGAAACGGGCATCGCCTTCAGCGTCAGTCACACCTACACGAAGCCGCTGCTGAAACTGCTTCCCTTCGCCATGACCGGTGCCCAGCGGCGGGTCCTGGCCGAGATCAAGGCGGACATGATGGCGCCGCACCCGATGCACCGTCTCGTCCAGGGGGACGTGGGGAGCGGCAAGACCCTGGTGGCGCTCATGGCGGCGCTGGTGGCGGTGGAGAACGGCTACCAGGTGGCGATCATGGCCCCTACCGAGATTCTGGCCGAGCAGCACTATCTGAACCTCCACCGCTGGTGCGACGAGCTGGGGATCTCGGTGACGCTCATCACCTCGTCGTTGAAGGGGAACGCGAAGAAGGACGTTTTGGCGCGGGTGGCGGAGGGGGCCGCGCAGATCGTCATCGGCACCCATGCGGTGATCCAGGAGAAGGTGGAGTTTCAACGGCTGGGGCTTGGCATCGTGGACGAACAGCACCGCTTCGGGGTGATCCAGCGGGGGCTCCTGCGGAAGAAGGGGGAGAACCCCGACATCCTCGTCATGACCGCAACCCCCATCCCCCGGACCCTGGCCATGACCGTCTTCGGTGACCTGTCGCTCTCGGTCATCGACGAGCTGCCGCCGGGGCGGACCCCCATCGAGACGCGGGTCTGTTACGAGAACCGGCGCCAGCAAGTCTACGGCATCATCCGGGAGGAGGTAGCCAAGGGACGCCAGGCCTACGTCATCTACCCCCTGGTGGAGGAGTCGGAGAAGTCGGACCTGAAGGCGGCCATCCAGATGGCCGAGCACCTGGCCAACGACATCTTTTCCGACCTGCGGCTCGGCATCCTCCACGGCCGGATGAAGCCCGAGGAGAAGGAAGGGGTGATGCGCTCCTTCAAGGCACGGGAGATTGACATCCTCGTGGCCACCACGGTCATCGAGGTGGGGATCGACGTCCCCAACGCCACGGTGATGGTCATCGAGCACGCCGAGCGGTTCGGCCTCTCCCAGTTGCACCAGTTGCGGGGCCGGGTAGGGCGGGGGAGCGAGAAATCCCGCTGCATCCTGATGACCCCCGGAAGGCTCACCGAGGATGGCGAGAAGCGGCTCCGGGTGATGGAGTCGACCACCGACGGTTTCCGGATCTCCGAGGCCGATCTCGAAATCCGCGGCCCCGGCGATTTCCTCGGTACCCGCCAGGCGGGAATTCCCGATTTCCGCGTCGCCAACATCCTGCGCGACGGCCGGATTCTGGAGGAGGCCCGGCAGGAGGCCTTTGCCGTGGCGGAACGGGACCCGGAGCTGAAGCTGGCCGAACACGCGAAACTCCGCGCCGAGCTGGCCCGCCGCTGGGGCGGACGGCTCGAACTGGCGGGGATCGCGTAA
- a CDS encoding nucleotide exchange factor GrpE has protein sequence MNRKSIIAVTAALGIFAGGMAYAGGCDMCGKEAGCNNDQSVQQYQQATEQLRARTKSLDLAIRTEYSYNQVNIQRIEALEKQLKEAKAELRAQAEKYNVPTCCLI, from the coding sequence ATGAACAGGAAATCGATTATTGCAGTTACGGCAGCTCTGGGGATCTTTGCCGGCGGGATGGCCTATGCAGGGGGCTGCGACATGTGCGGCAAGGAGGCGGGGTGCAATAACGACCAATCGGTGCAGCAGTACCAGCAGGCCACCGAGCAGCTGCGTGCGCGGACGAAGTCCCTCGATCTGGCCATCCGGACCGAGTATTCCTACAATCAGGTCAACATCCAGCGCATTGAAGCGCTGGAAAAACAGCTAAAGGAGGCCAAGGCCGAACTCAGGGCGCAGGCGGAAAAATACAATGTGCCGACCTGCTGCCTGATCTGA
- a CDS encoding transporter family protein: MKKTIVVMIGSLLMAASAHAEHKLLFTDVLEQKQVEGQARFEYSHARGNISSPIDGTGTLTTNAVESGYSLGVGLGHGLELTASIPFVFTERAKAELAGVPEYEKRDGFGDFALEAKYRLLGGEEKPFTVVTGLGLKFDTARRKDTGTGTTDVSPFIAASANLGHHYTPYAIYRATIRNHDAQDTHTLSLGLEKELNHTVTLDAKVDANFNTATRATTANEDFSFEVTSYIQVAHNFYLLPSVAYTVATNATSKVNDLRVGPVDGFRGGISLYYLY; the protein is encoded by the coding sequence ATGAAGAAGACGATTGTTGTGATGATTGGCTCGTTGTTGATGGCGGCTTCAGCCCATGCGGAGCACAAACTCCTGTTCACCGACGTTCTCGAGCAGAAGCAGGTTGAGGGGCAGGCCCGCTTCGAATATTCCCACGCCAGAGGCAACATCAGCAGCCCCATCGACGGTACGGGGACGTTGACGACCAACGCCGTCGAATCCGGCTACTCTCTCGGGGTCGGTCTCGGGCATGGCCTGGAACTGACTGCCTCGATTCCGTTTGTCTTTACCGAGCGCGCCAAGGCTGAATTGGCTGGAGTGCCCGAGTATGAAAAGCGTGACGGCTTCGGGGACTTTGCGCTGGAAGCCAAGTATCGCCTGCTCGGCGGTGAGGAGAAGCCGTTTACCGTGGTTACCGGTCTTGGCCTGAAATTCGATACGGCCCGCCGGAAGGATACCGGCACAGGAACGACGGACGTGAGCCCCTTTATTGCTGCAAGCGCCAACCTTGGGCACCACTATACCCCTTATGCCATCTACCGCGCGACGATCAGAAACCACGATGCTCAGGATACTCACACCCTCTCCCTCGGCCTTGAGAAGGAACTGAACCACACGGTAACGCTCGACGCCAAGGTCGACGCCAATTTCAACACCGCGACGCGCGCCACCACCGCTAACGAGGATTTCTCCTTCGAGGTGACAAGCTACATTCAGGTAGCCCACAACTTCTATCTGCTCCCCAGCGTGGCCTATACCGTGGCGACCAATGCCACCAGCAAGGTGAATGATCTTCGGGTGGGGCCTGTTGACGGGTTCCGCGGCGGGATTTCACTCTACTACCTGTACTGA
- the ppnP gene encoding pyrimidine/purine nucleoside phosphorylase — MSEFTNVTVVREANVYFNGGVTSRTVIFPDGTKKTLGIMLPGEYTFNTGAAELMEILSGELDLKRPGSDLWDRIGGGESFDVPANSSFTMKVLAVTDYCCSFLA, encoded by the coding sequence ATGTCCGAATTCACCAACGTAACCGTAGTCCGCGAGGCGAACGTCTACTTCAATGGCGGCGTCACGAGCCGCACCGTCATCTTCCCTGACGGGACGAAGAAGACCCTCGGCATCATGCTGCCGGGCGAGTATACCTTCAACACCGGCGCGGCGGAGCTCATGGAGATCCTTTCCGGCGAGCTGGATCTGAAGCGTCCCGGCAGCGACCTGTGGGACCGCATCGGCGGCGGTGAGTCGTTCGACGTGCCGGCCAATTCGTCCTTCACCATGAAGGTCCTTGCCGTCACCGACTACTGCTGCTCGTTCCTCGCTTAA